From a single Opitutaceae bacterium genomic region:
- a CDS encoding acetolactate synthase — MATSETRSVRRSPIIQFSVFSENKVGILSEIIGLLAGDQVHVMALSTVDTIDSSILRVVVDDPDRARALFAAKGLACNESEVLGVEMATEADLGKVLSALLEAELNIHYLYPFVSRPRGRCGIVLHLEDQELAADALSLRGIRVIDQRDISR, encoded by the coding sequence ATGGCCACGAGTGAAACCCGATCGGTCCGGAGATCACCGATCATCCAGTTTTCCGTATTCTCCGAGAACAAGGTGGGCATCCTCTCGGAGATCATCGGCCTTTTGGCCGGGGACCAGGTGCATGTGATGGCTTTGTCCACGGTCGACACGATCGACAGCTCGATCCTTAGGGTGGTGGTCGACGACCCGGACCGGGCGCGGGCATTGTTTGCTGCCAAAGGGTTGGCCTGCAATGAGAGCGAGGTTCTGGGAGTGGAGATGGCGACCGAGGCCGATCTTGGGAAAGTGCTCTCCGCCCTGCTCGAAGCCGAGCTCAACATCCACTACCTCTATCCCTTTGTATCGCGACCGAGGGGGCGATGTGGGATTGTCCTGCACCTGGAAGACCAAGAACTGGCGGCGGACGCCCTTTCGTTGAGGGGCATTCGAGTGATTGACCAGCGCGACATCAGCCGCTGA